Proteins encoded within one genomic window of Pararhizobium capsulatum DSM 1112:
- the rlmH gene encoding 23S rRNA (pseudouridine(1915)-N(3))-methyltransferase RlmH encodes MRIGLFAVGRLKAGPEKDLAARYLDRFAKAGPAIGLEFSRVAEFSESRASSADTRKREEAAMIEKSLPEGALLVLLDERGKAMDSPAFASLLGSYRDMGKRDLAVVIGGADGLDPSLYARADAVLCLGKLTWPHQLVRILIAEQLYRAVTILSGHPYHRV; translated from the coding sequence ATGCGGATCGGTCTTTTTGCCGTCGGGCGCCTGAAGGCCGGCCCGGAAAAGGATCTTGCTGCTCGTTATCTCGATCGTTTTGCCAAGGCCGGCCCTGCCATCGGGCTTGAGTTTTCGCGTGTGGCGGAGTTTTCCGAAAGCCGCGCATCCAGTGCAGACACGCGAAAGCGCGAAGAAGCGGCAATGATCGAGAAATCGTTGCCTGAAGGAGCCCTGCTCGTTCTGCTTGATGAGCGCGGCAAAGCGATGGATTCTCCCGCTTTCGCTTCTTTGCTTGGATCCTACCGCGATATGGGAAAGCGCGATCTGGCCGTCGTAATCGGTGGCGCGGACGGCCTTGATCCTTCGCTTTATGCCAGAGCCGATGCCGTGCTCTGTCTCGGCAAGCTGACATGGCCCCATCAGCTGGTTCGCATCCTTATTGCCGAACAGCTTTATCGCGCGGTTACCATTCTTTCGGGCCATCCCTATCATCGTGTCTGA
- the rsfS gene encoding ribosome silencing factor produces MERKKSLTTAHAKGSVTRIFPHSTVQSSDVAERALHLVLTSLEDSKAEDIVTINIAGKSALGDYMVVVSGRSNRHVTAIADHLISDLKDEGLGNARVEGLETGDWVLIDGGDIIVHVFRPEIREFYNIEKMWAAPDMEDGRLH; encoded by the coding sequence CTGGAAAGGAAAAAGTCCCTGACAACAGCACACGCGAAGGGAAGTGTCACACGCATTTTCCCGCACAGCACGGTTCAAAGCAGCGATGTTGCCGAACGTGCTCTTCACCTGGTCCTCACAAGTCTTGAGGACTCGAAAGCGGAAGATATTGTCACCATCAACATTGCCGGAAAATCGGCGCTTGGGGACTACATGGTTGTGGTCTCGGGGCGGTCCAACAGGCATGTGACGGCGATTGCGGACCATCTGATTTCTGATCTTAAGGACGAAGGGCTAGGCAATGCCCGCGTCGAAGGTCTGGAAACCGGTGACTGGGTCCTGATCGACGGCGGCGATATCATCGTCCACGTTTTCCGTCCGGAAATCCGCGAGTTCTACAACATCGAGAAGATGTGGGCCGCGCCGGACATGGAAGATGGCCGATTGCACTAG
- a CDS encoding nicotinate-nucleotide adenylyltransferase yields the protein MPHVEPGMRVGLFGGSFNPPHAGHELVADIALRRLKLDQLWWMVTPGNPLKSRNQLAPLSERIALCEKIAHDPRIKITAFEQALGQSYTARTLEKVRQKNRGVRFVWIMGADNLKSFHLWQDWQAIAKTYPIAVIDRPGATLAYLSSKMAKTFEYARIDEDDAASLASRAAPAWTFIHGPRSPLSSTALRAKAD from the coding sequence ATGCCGCATGTCGAGCCGGGCATGCGCGTCGGGTTGTTTGGCGGCTCCTTTAATCCGCCCCATGCCGGCCACGAGCTGGTGGCCGATATTGCGCTGCGCCGATTGAAGCTCGATCAGCTGTGGTGGATGGTGACGCCGGGCAATCCGCTGAAAAGCCGCAACCAGCTGGCGCCACTTTCCGAACGCATTGCCCTCTGCGAAAAGATTGCCCACGACCCCCGCATCAAGATTACTGCGTTCGAGCAGGCGCTGGGGCAGAGCTACACCGCGCGCACCCTGGAAAAAGTGCGACAAAAAAATCGCGGTGTGCGCTTCGTCTGGATCATGGGGGCGGACAATCTGAAGAGCTTCCATCTCTGGCAGGACTGGCAGGCGATCGCCAAGACATATCCGATCGCCGTCATCGACCGGCCGGGAGCGACCTTGGCCTATCTCTCGTCAAAAATGGCCAAAACCTTCGAGTATGCGCGGATCGACGAAGACGATGCCGCAAGCCTTGCATCGCGCGCAGCACCTGCCTGGACCTTCATCCATGGTCCACGCTCACCTTTAAGCTCCACGGCGCTCAGGGCAAAGGCGGATTAA
- a CDS encoding glutamate-5-semialdehyde dehydrogenase — MLDDARKKEIQEIMAVIGRQARAASRPLAIASAERKHAALVSMASAIVARKDEILAANALDLENARETGVAASFLDRLTLTENRVLDMANAIRAIADLPDPVGHIISEWDRPNGLHIERVRTPLGVIGVIYESRPNVTADAGALCLKAGNAVILRGGSDSLNSSQAIHACLVQGLRDAGLPEHAIQMVPVADRSAVGAMLTGLGGMIDVIVPRGGKSLVARVQNEARVPVFAHLEGVCHVYVDTSADVEMAKKIVINAKMRRTGICGAAETLLIDRAAKDRFVMPLLTALIEAGCEIRACEELRAMMPGLIAATEEDWATEYLDAIISVALVDGVSGAIEHICKWSSSHTEAVIAEDPDVVERFFAEIDSAILVHNASTQFADGGEFGMGGEIGIATGKMHARGPVGVEQLTSFKYRVRGNGQVRP, encoded by the coding sequence ATGCTTGACGATGCACGCAAAAAAGAAATCCAAGAAATCATGGCCGTCATCGGCCGTCAGGCGCGCGCTGCCAGCCGGCCATTGGCCATCGCCTCGGCCGAGCGCAAGCATGCCGCTCTCGTCAGCATGGCAAGTGCGATCGTCGCCCGCAAGGACGAGATCCTTGCCGCCAATGCGCTTGATCTTGAAAATGCCCGTGAGACGGGTGTAGCCGCCTCCTTCCTCGATCGCCTGACACTCACGGAAAATCGTGTGCTCGACATGGCCAATGCAATCCGCGCCATTGCAGACCTGCCAGATCCGGTCGGCCATATCATTTCGGAATGGGACCGGCCGAACGGTCTGCATATCGAGCGCGTTCGCACGCCGCTCGGTGTAATCGGCGTGATCTATGAGAGTCGTCCGAATGTGACAGCCGATGCTGGCGCGCTGTGCCTGAAAGCCGGCAATGCCGTGATTCTGCGTGGCGGTTCCGACAGCCTCAATTCATCACAGGCTATCCATGCCTGCCTGGTGCAAGGCTTGAGGGATGCCGGGCTTCCAGAGCACGCGATCCAGATGGTGCCGGTGGCAGATCGCTCAGCGGTTGGTGCCATGCTGACGGGACTTGGCGGAATGATCGACGTGATCGTACCCCGTGGCGGCAAGAGCCTTGTGGCACGCGTGCAGAACGAGGCGCGGGTGCCGGTCTTTGCCCATCTTGAGGGTGTCTGCCACGTCTATGTCGATACGTCCGCTGACGTGGAGATGGCGAAGAAGATTGTCATCAATGCCAAGATGCGGCGTACCGGCATTTGCGGTGCGGCCGAGACTTTGCTGATCGATCGCGCGGCCAAGGATCGGTTTGTCATGCCGCTGCTCACGGCGCTGATTGAAGCGGGCTGCGAAATCCGAGCCTGCGAAGAACTGCGCGCCATGATGCCCGGCCTGATCGCTGCCACGGAAGAGGATTGGGCGACGGAATATCTTGATGCCATCATCTCGGTTGCGCTGGTTGATGGGGTGTCAGGCGCGATCGAGCACATATGCAAATGGTCTTCCTCCCATACGGAGGCGGTCATTGCGGAAGATCCTGACGTCGTCGAGCGGTTCTTTGCCGAGATCGATTCCGCCATCCTCGTGCACAACGCCTCGACCCAGTTCGCCGATGGCGGCGAGTTCGGTATGGGCGGCGAGATCGGCATTGCAACCGGCAAGATGCATGCCCGCGGGCCGGTCGGCGTCGAGCAGTTGACATCCTTCAAGTACCGGGTGCGCGGTAATGGTCAGGTTCGCCCCTAA
- the proB gene encoding glutamate 5-kinase — protein sequence MAATRKPLEKYRRIVIKIGSALLVDRRTGLKKQWLDGMCADIAALKAKGIDVLVVSSGAIALGRSVLDLPSGVLKLEESQAAAAVGQIALARAWSESLSLDAIVAGQILLTLGDTEERRRYLNARATISQLLKIGAVPIINENDTVATSEIRYGDNDRLAARVATMTGADLLVLLSDIDGLYTAPPHLDPEARFLETIPAITAEIEAMAGGAASELSRGGMRTKIDAGKIATVAGCAMIIASGKTDRPLQAIVEGARSSWFAPSAFPVTARKTWIAGQLLPAGSIVIDAGAENALGSGKSLLPAGVRQVTGSFSRGDTIAIIGSEGREIARGLAGYDADEARQIAGRKSAEIAAILGYAGRSAMVHRDDMVMTAARREAEPERSDAHA from the coding sequence ATGGCCGCGACCCGCAAACCGCTGGAGAAATACCGCCGGATCGTCATCAAGATCGGTTCGGCGCTGCTGGTCGATCGCAGAACGGGTCTGAAGAAACAATGGCTTGATGGCATGTGCGCTGATATCGCCGCACTGAAGGCGAAGGGTATCGATGTGCTCGTCGTTTCCTCAGGCGCGATTGCGCTCGGTCGCAGCGTGCTTGATTTGCCGTCCGGTGTCCTGAAGCTCGAGGAGAGCCAGGCAGCAGCAGCGGTGGGACAGATTGCGCTTGCCCGCGCCTGGTCGGAAAGCCTTTCCTTGGACGCTATCGTGGCAGGCCAGATCCTGTTGACGCTAGGCGACACTGAAGAACGCCGCCGGTATCTCAATGCGCGCGCCACCATCAGCCAGCTTCTGAAGATCGGTGCGGTGCCGATTATCAACGAAAACGATACGGTCGCCACCTCGGAAATCCGCTATGGCGATAATGATCGTCTGGCCGCGCGCGTCGCGACCATGACGGGCGCGGATCTGCTGGTGCTGCTGTCGGATATTGACGGGCTCTATACGGCGCCGCCGCATCTCGATCCCGAAGCGCGTTTTCTCGAAACCATTCCTGCCATTACCGCCGAGATCGAGGCGATGGCGGGCGGTGCGGCCTCCGAATTGTCGCGTGGCGGCATGCGCACCAAGATCGACGCCGGCAAGATCGCAACGGTCGCCGGTTGCGCGATGATCATTGCCTCCGGCAAGACGGATCGTCCCCTGCAGGCAATCGTCGAGGGTGCGCGGTCGTCTTGGTTTGCACCTTCGGCTTTCCCCGTAACCGCGCGAAAAACCTGGATTGCGGGGCAACTGTTGCCGGCGGGCAGCATCGTGATCGATGCCGGTGCGGAAAATGCACTTGGTTCCGGCAAGAGCCTGCTTCCGGCGGGCGTGCGGCAGGTGACAGGTTCGTTCAGCCGCGGCGATACCATTGCGATCATCGGATCGGAAGGCCGCGAGATCGCGCGCGGGCTTGCCGGCTATGATGCCGATGAAGCCCGCCAGATTGCGGGCCGCAAATCGGCGGAGATTGCCGCGATTCTCGGTTATGCCGGGCGTTCGGCCATGGTTCATCGGGACGACATGGTAATGACGGCGGCCAGGCGGGAGGCCGAGCCGGAGAGGAGTGACGCACATGCTTGA
- the obgE gene encoding GTPase ObgE, whose amino-acid sequence MKFLDEAKVYIRSGDGGAGAVSFRREKFIEFGGPDGGDGGRGGDVWVEAVNGLNTLIDFRFQQHFKAGTGIHGMGRNRTGAGGADVTLKVPVGTQIFEEDQETLIVDMIAEGQRFRLAAGGNGGFGNTHFKSSTNQAPNWANPGLEGDEKTIWLRLKLIADAGLVGLPNAGKSTFLATCTRARPKIANYPFTTLHPNLGVATIDGREFILADIPGLIEGAHEGIGLGDRFLGHVERTRVLLHLVSAQEEDVAKAYKTVKAELEAYGGELLDKPEIVALSQIDVLDPDELKNKQKALAKACGQTPLLLSAIVGTGMTETLRGLRDIIVRAQTVGDDD is encoded by the coding sequence ATGAAATTTCTCGATGAAGCGAAGGTCTATATCCGCTCTGGCGACGGCGGGGCGGGTGCCGTGTCGTTCCGGCGCGAGAAGTTCATCGAGTTCGGCGGTCCCGATGGTGGTGACGGCGGACGCGGCGGCGATGTGTGGGTTGAAGCCGTCAACGGTTTGAACACGCTCATCGACTTCCGGTTCCAGCAGCATTTCAAGGCAGGCACGGGCATCCACGGCATGGGCCGCAACCGAACTGGTGCGGGTGGTGCGGATGTGACGTTGAAGGTGCCTGTCGGAACACAGATCTTCGAGGAAGATCAGGAAACGCTGATCGTCGACATGATCGCCGAGGGGCAGCGGTTTCGTCTTGCTGCCGGTGGCAACGGCGGTTTCGGCAATACGCATTTCAAGTCCTCCACCAACCAGGCGCCCAACTGGGCCAATCCGGGATTGGAAGGTGACGAAAAAACCATCTGGCTTCGGCTGAAACTGATCGCCGATGCGGGTCTGGTCGGTCTGCCCAACGCCGGAAAATCGACCTTCCTGGCGACTTGCACACGTGCCCGCCCGAAGATCGCCAATTATCCGTTCACGACGCTGCACCCCAACCTCGGCGTCGCAACGATCGATGGCCGCGAGTTCATTCTTGCCGATATTCCCGGCCTGATCGAAGGTGCCCACGAGGGCATTGGCCTTGGTGACCGGTTTCTCGGCCATGTCGAGCGCACGCGCGTCTTGCTGCACCTCGTCTCCGCACAGGAAGAAGATGTCGCCAAGGCTTACAAGACGGTGAAGGCCGAGCTGGAAGCCTATGGTGGTGAGCTCCTCGACAAGCCGGAGATTGTCGCGTTGTCGCAGATCGATGTGCTCGATCCGGACGAGTTGAAGAACAAGCAGAAGGCGCTGGCAAAGGCCTGTGGCCAGACCCCGCTCCTGCTCTCTGCCATCGTCGGGACCGGCATGACGGAGACGCTCCGGGGCTTGCGCGATATCATTGTACGAGCCCAGACGGTTGGGGACGACGACTGA
- a CDS encoding GNAT family N-acetyltransferase: MTAHLRERPVATAKSDLGPCPTIHTERLILRPHRLDDADAVAQSLGDYQVSRMLARVATPYFRQDALDWLVRQNSGLYAGWTLAITDGDDVHIGCVGLEVRHGQWHIGYWLNRYYWGRGYAREAVHAAVERFFRRMPQVVLHSGVFADNQASLKLQRKLGFEITGCTDIYALARNAVVSHIETAVTAAGLRKS; the protein is encoded by the coding sequence ATGACCGCTCATCTGCGTGAACGACCGGTCGCGACTGCAAAGTCCGATCTCGGCCCCTGTCCGACCATTCACACGGAGCGGCTGATCCTGCGGCCCCATCGGCTTGATGATGCCGATGCGGTTGCCCAGTCGCTCGGCGATTATCAGGTCTCGCGTATGCTGGCGCGGGTAGCAACGCCCTATTTCCGGCAGGATGCGCTGGACTGGCTGGTGCGCCAGAATTCCGGCCTCTATGCCGGCTGGACGCTCGCCATCACCGATGGAGACGATGTTCATATCGGCTGCGTCGGGCTGGAGGTGCGCCATGGGCAATGGCACATCGGCTACTGGCTGAACCGGTATTACTGGGGACGGGGCTATGCCCGTGAAGCGGTGCATGCCGCGGTGGAACGGTTCTTCCGGCGCATGCCGCAGGTCGTTCTGCATTCGGGTGTGTTCGCCGATAATCAGGCATCGCTGAAGCTGCAGCGCAAGCTCGGTTTCGAGATCACCGGTTGTACCGATATCTACGCTCTGGCGCGAAATGCCGTGGTTAGCCATATCGAAACGGCAGTGACGGCAGCAGGACTGCGCAAGTCGTGA
- a CDS encoding GNAT family N-acetyltransferase, with the protein MQTELLRQDQSRSPEERLRPQRSRTDCPILLSPRLVLRTPHEDDIDALAHLANNANIATMVSRMPHPYTVADAADFVRRTKTGAIGKCVYAITKADNGAFLGCCGIEPHADGKTAELGYWLGEPYWNEGYATEAAQALTDMAFRTRDIDQIDARCRVMNVASRRVIQKCGFQFQGSGMVDSLALGGMMAVEWYRLDRKTWMSLRSWGGRR; encoded by the coding sequence ATGCAAACCGAATTGTTGCGGCAGGACCAGTCCCGGTCCCCCGAGGAGAGGTTGAGGCCTCAACGGTCAAGGACCGATTGCCCGATATTGTTATCGCCACGGCTGGTTTTGCGCACGCCGCATGAAGACGATATCGACGCCCTTGCCCATCTTGCCAACAACGCCAATATCGCCACCATGGTTTCGCGCATGCCGCATCCCTATACGGTGGCCGACGCTGCGGATTTTGTACGACGTACAAAGACGGGCGCGATTGGCAAGTGCGTCTACGCGATCACCAAAGCGGATAATGGCGCGTTTCTCGGTTGTTGCGGTATCGAACCGCACGCCGACGGCAAGACGGCCGAGCTCGGTTATTGGCTGGGCGAACCGTATTGGAACGAGGGCTATGCCACAGAGGCTGCCCAGGCACTGACGGACATGGCTTTCCGCACCCGCGACATCGACCAGATCGATGCCCGGTGCCGGGTCATGAACGTCGCATCGCGGAGGGTCATCCAGAAATGCGGCTTCCAGTTCCAGGGAAGTGGAATGGTCGACAGTCTGGCGCTCGGCGGCATGATGGCCGTCGAATGGTACAGGCTTGATCGCAAGACCTGGATGTCGTTGCGCAGCTGGGGAGGTCGGAGATGA
- the rpmA gene encoding 50S ribosomal protein L27: protein MAHKKAGGSSRNGRDSNSKRLGVKKFGGEVVIPGNIILRQRGTQWHPGANVGLGKDHTIFALTAGNVNYRTKANGRVYVSVMPKAEAAE from the coding sequence ATGGCACACAAAAAAGCTGGCGGTTCTTCGCGCAACGGTCGCGATTCCAACTCCAAGCGCCTTGGCGTGAAGAAGTTCGGTGGCGAAGTCGTCATTCCGGGCAACATCATTCTGCGCCAGCGCGGTACGCAGTGGCATCCGGGCGCCAATGTCGGCCTCGGCAAGGACCACACCATTTTTGCGCTTACGGCAGGCAACGTGAACTACCGTACCAAGGCCAATGGCCGCGTGTACGTGTCTGTCATGCCGAAAGCGGAAGCAGCGGAATAA
- the rplU gene encoding 50S ribosomal protein L21, translating to MFAVIKTGGKQYRVAANDVVTIEKLDGVAGDKIEFTEILMVGVGADATIGAPFVEGAVVSAEVVEQGRAKKVIAFKKRRRQNSKRSRGHRQHQTTVRILDIAAVAGAKAKKASKKSEDAAAEAAN from the coding sequence ATGTTCGCAGTCATCAAGACCGGCGGTAAGCAGTACCGCGTGGCCGCCAATGATGTCGTCACGATCGAAAAGCTCGACGGCGTAGCAGGCGACAAGATTGAATTCACCGAGATCCTGATGGTCGGCGTCGGTGCCGATGCAACCATCGGTGCTCCGTTTGTCGAAGGTGCCGTTGTCAGCGCCGAGGTCGTGGAACAGGGTCGCGCCAAGAAGGTCATCGCCTTCAAGAAGCGTCGCCGCCAGAACTCGAAGCGCTCGCGCGGTCATCGCCAGCACCAGACGACTGTCCGCATCCTGGACATCGCTGCTGTTGCCGGCGCGAAGGCGAAGAAGGCTTCCAAGAAGTCTGAAGACGCTGCCGCTGAAGCTGCAAACTGA
- a CDS encoding DUF6880 family protein, whose translation MAAKTTLNAKNLEALGAQRLAELLIEISTGSAAHKRRLRMELAGNHSSAEVSREVRKRLASIARARTFINWRKVKALKADLETQRKTIVDVVAVDDPQEGFELIWQFLAIADSIFQRSDDGSGSLIESFHQACTDAGVIAGAAGIDPEILATKIFSAVQDNGYGQYDQLITGMVAALGNKGLEHLKALFIRWSKEPQEKPAESDRRVIGWSSRSPIYEDDVYGNHRELTARIALQEIADAQGDVDAYIAQQPGKTLRVPLVAADIAGRLLSAGRATAALQALDEIETKGRADVPMEWQLARLATLEALGRADEAQADRWRWFEQSLNDVHLRAFLKKLADFDDLEAEDKAFAYVQAFPNVHQAMEFFLRWPMLDEAGKLIVTRRAELDGDLYELMTPAAEALAEKHPLAATIVLRSMIDFTLDSGRSSRYKHAARHLEKCAALAPHILEFNDSPSHDVYVAQLKSRHGKKHGFWSLVD comes from the coding sequence ATGGCAGCAAAGACGACATTGAATGCGAAGAATCTCGAGGCACTTGGCGCTCAGAGGCTTGCCGAACTTCTGATAGAAATCAGCACCGGCAGCGCCGCTCATAAGCGGCGACTTCGGATGGAGCTTGCCGGCAATCACAGCAGTGCCGAGGTCTCCCGCGAGGTCCGAAAGCGCCTTGCCAGCATTGCTCGTGCCCGAACCTTTATCAACTGGCGCAAGGTGAAGGCGCTCAAGGCCGATCTGGAAACGCAGCGCAAGACGATCGTCGATGTTGTCGCCGTCGATGATCCGCAAGAGGGCTTCGAACTGATCTGGCAGTTTCTCGCCATCGCCGATTCAATTTTCCAGAGATCCGACGACGGCAGCGGTTCGCTTATTGAAAGTTTCCACCAGGCTTGCACCGACGCCGGCGTCATCGCCGGGGCGGCCGGTATCGATCCCGAGATCCTTGCCACCAAGATCTTCTCAGCGGTTCAGGACAATGGCTATGGCCAGTATGACCAATTGATCACAGGCATGGTTGCGGCGCTCGGCAACAAAGGCCTCGAACATCTGAAGGCCTTGTTCATTCGATGGTCGAAGGAGCCCCAGGAGAAGCCCGCTGAAAGCGACCGTCGGGTCATCGGCTGGAGTAGCAGAAGTCCGATCTACGAAGACGACGTCTATGGGAATCATCGCGAGCTGACGGCGCGGATTGCTCTGCAGGAGATCGCGGACGCTCAGGGCGACGTTGATGCCTATATCGCCCAGCAGCCTGGAAAGACACTTAGGGTGCCTTTGGTAGCCGCTGACATCGCCGGCCGGCTGCTGTCCGCAGGACGAGCCACTGCAGCGCTCCAGGCGCTGGACGAGATCGAGACCAAAGGCCGGGCCGACGTTCCCATGGAATGGCAACTCGCTCGGCTCGCCACGCTCGAAGCCTTGGGACGTGCAGACGAAGCCCAGGCCGATCGATGGAGGTGGTTCGAGCAATCGCTGAACGACGTGCATCTGCGCGCGTTCCTGAAAAAATTAGCCGACTTCGATGATCTTGAGGCCGAGGATAAGGCGTTCGCATACGTTCAGGCGTTCCCGAATGTTCACCAGGCAATGGAATTTTTCCTGCGCTGGCCGATGCTCGATGAAGCCGGCAAGCTGATCGTGACGCGAAGGGCAGAGCTCGACGGTGACCTCTACGAACTGATGACGCCGGCGGCTGAAGCTCTGGCCGAGAAGCACCCGCTCGCCGCGACGATCGTTCTTCGCTCCATGATCGACTTCACGCTCGATAGCGGACGATCGAGCCGATACAAGCATGCGGCGCGTCATCTTGAGAAGTGCGCAGCTCTTGCCCCTCACATTCTTGAATTCAACGACAGCCCGTCCCACGATGTCTATGTGGCGCAGCTGAAGAGCCGACACGGCAAGAAGCATGGCTTTTGGAGCTTGGTGGATTAA
- a CDS encoding methyl-accepting chemotaxis protein, translated as MNALYNLRRTVSSGILALLWIDVAVILLRNGMRPQGFDVVSVAASVLIAGVATACWMIDRTGPTTRLVSSMAHAAAVAVLVYTFSGSSLQIDMHMYFFATLAICAAWIDWRAILGYTAVVATHHLALYFVLPWAVFPEQSDILRVVLHAAILVLESGVLVAITFALTSALLLAEKATEEATAAQLRGDEIAQQQIVSAKAEMERIQLAAEKEADANDRRNRATESIAGGLRRLASGELCFELSDPLAPEFEAIRHDLNTAVNQLGKTLRAVNDTTVHIDDGTREFRHSADDLSRRTEHQAASLEETAAALDQITANVTNSSRRTEEARSVARQANESAAHSGAVVSNAVNAMQRIEHSSSQISNIIGVIDEIAFQTNLLALNAGVEAARAGEAGKGFAVVAQEVRELAQRSAQAAREIKELIRNSTEEVQTGVRFVSETGEALKTIEGYIVTINMHMDAIATSAKEQSMGLAEVNSAVNKMDQVTQQNAAMVEETNAASAILAKEAGRLRLMIGQFQLGDMAGEFARTSQKTSGAATFGEGAVTISQTARRAS; from the coding sequence ATGAACGCTCTCTACAATCTCCGCAGGACCGTTTCCTCCGGAATTCTCGCCCTGCTGTGGATCGACGTCGCCGTTATTCTACTACGCAACGGCATGCGGCCGCAAGGTTTCGATGTTGTTTCGGTTGCTGCGAGCGTCCTGATCGCCGGCGTGGCAACGGCTTGCTGGATGATCGATCGCACCGGCCCAACGACACGTCTGGTGTCCTCCATGGCCCATGCGGCTGCGGTAGCGGTTTTGGTTTACACGTTTTCAGGATCTTCACTCCAGATCGACATGCACATGTATTTCTTCGCCACGCTTGCTATCTGCGCGGCCTGGATCGATTGGCGCGCTATTCTGGGATATACGGCCGTTGTTGCGACCCATCACCTGGCCCTCTATTTCGTTCTCCCCTGGGCGGTTTTTCCCGAGCAAAGCGACATCCTTCGTGTTGTCCTGCACGCCGCCATCCTTGTTCTCGAGAGCGGCGTGCTCGTCGCAATTACGTTTGCCCTCACGTCCGCGCTGCTGCTGGCAGAGAAAGCAACTGAGGAGGCCACGGCTGCTCAGCTTCGAGGCGATGAAATCGCGCAGCAGCAGATCGTCTCAGCCAAGGCCGAGATGGAGCGCATCCAATTGGCTGCCGAAAAGGAGGCAGACGCAAACGATCGCCGCAATCGGGCGACGGAAAGCATAGCAGGCGGCTTGCGTCGGCTTGCCTCCGGCGAGCTTTGCTTCGAGCTGTCAGACCCGCTTGCACCGGAGTTTGAAGCCATCCGTCACGATCTCAACACTGCGGTCAATCAACTCGGCAAGACACTGCGTGCGGTGAACGACACGACGGTGCATATTGACGACGGCACGCGGGAGTTTCGCCACAGCGCCGATGACCTGTCGAGACGGACAGAACATCAAGCCGCCTCGCTTGAGGAAACGGCGGCCGCCCTTGATCAGATCACCGCGAATGTGACCAACTCGTCAAGAAGAACAGAAGAAGCGCGTTCCGTGGCGCGCCAGGCTAACGAGAGTGCCGCTCATTCGGGGGCCGTGGTGTCCAATGCCGTCAATGCCATGCAGCGGATCGAGCATTCTTCATCCCAGATCTCGAACATCATCGGTGTGATCGATGAGATCGCCTTCCAGACCAACCTTCTCGCTTTGAATGCAGGTGTCGAGGCGGCACGGGCAGGCGAGGCGGGCAAGGGGTTTGCTGTCGTCGCGCAGGAAGTGCGCGAACTTGCGCAACGCTCTGCGCAGGCGGCAAGGGAGATCAAGGAACTTATCCGCAACTCCACGGAAGAGGTCCAGACGGGCGTTCGGTTCGTCAGCGAGACGGGGGAGGCGCTCAAGACCATCGAGGGCTACATCGTTACGATCAACATGCATATGGATGCAATTGCGACGTCGGCTAAAGAGCAGTCGATGGGACTTGCAGAGGTCAATTCTGCGGTCAACAAAATGGATCAGGTCACGCAGCAGAATGCCGCGATGGTCGAGGAAACCAATGCAGCAAGCGCAATCCTGGCGAAGGAAGCCGGTCGTTTGCGCCTCATGATCGGCCAGTTCCAGCTCGGAGACATGGCCGGTGAGTTTGCGAGAACCTCGCAGAAAACATCCGGGGCTGCGACCTTCGGTGAAGGCGCAGTCACCATCAGCCAGACCGCCAGACGCGCAAGCTGA